In Balaenoptera acutorostrata chromosome 3, mBalAcu1.1, whole genome shotgun sequence, the genomic stretch GGCCAAAGGCTTCCCTCACGTGCAGGTAGGGAATAGCGTGGTCGAGGATGGCCTGCATGATCCTGCGGGAAGGAGAGAACACTGGCGAGGGGCCTCACCGTCGCCCCATTGCTGGTTGGGGGGCAAATGCTAGTGTGGAAAGGCCTGGGGGGCAGCCCAGCAAGACAAGGAGCTGGTGTCCCAGGGAGGAGAAAAGGAGCGTGAGGACCCTTGTCAGCCCTGCTCAGTCACCGCACTGACTGCCCAGCAGTCAGTGCCCCTTCCCCTGAGACCAGGCGGAGTGACGAGACCCTTCATAGATGGTTAGAGCTCAGGCATCTTGCTTCACATCTGAGTAACTAAGCAGGGTGGCTCCTCAGGCCTTTTGTCTGTCACCCAATGATACTTGCCTTCAATGCAAAGAAAGTAAACGTGAGAGGAAAGGTAATTTTTTGTCTCCAGGAGATAAGGTACAGGCTCCCATCGGCCCCAAGGGGAGGGCTGCGGCACCACCTGCTGAGGAGGCTACAAGAGCCCAGCTCCCCCCCGAGCCTCACACTCACCCGAGGGGCCCACCGGCCAGCACCAGCCGCTCCAGGTCCAGCCCACTCATCAGCACGTAGACGCCCTTACTTTGATGGCCCAGGATGTTGGCAGCTGCAGGGAAAAGTGCTGGTCAAGGGCAAGGGGGCTGTCCACAGCCTCCTCACTTTTAGAAAAGTTGCTGGGTTTAGTAACGTGGCTCTCTCACAAGGCATTAAAATATGTTACCTGACCTTCAACTAGGGCTCCAGGTGAGGAAAAGGATGGAGTTTACCACTTCCAGTCAGAAGTGGAGCTTGCTAGTGGGGACATGctcccctcaccctgcccccaacacacacaccatccCCAAGACCAGACACACAGGCCCAATCCTTAGatcctccccttctcttcttgAGCTGCCTTggatgggaaagaagaaaagctaGTTTGGTCTAGAAGTCATCCAACctctcccaatttttttttttaacacacttGTGCCCATAAAGGAACCAGAGAATTACTCTTTCCCCCAGGTTGAGTCTGCTCTGGTTAATACtactctcccccctcccctgggtgGTCCATGGAAGAGCCTGGCCAGGAGATGGGCCATTCGGTGCTGGTGACAGAAACTGCTGAACACCTCCCCAGCCCGGAAGCAAGGACACTGGATGGCCTCGGGAGGTGTGGGCAGGAAGCTGAGTGCGAAGAGTTGACACCACTGACCTGTCTTTAATGCTAGTGGAGTTTTATCCTTGCCGACAAAGAAGGCTCTGCACTGATTATCCCTCCCTAGATGCTCCTTATAACTAAAGCACACTTTTCTCCGGTGGCGGATCGTGGGGGAGAGGGATGGTTTATGGCTGAGGCACAGAACCATCCTAACTGCTGATCAAATCTGTGCCCTCCGTCTCATCAGTGCGTGACAGGGGTGCTGGCTCTCTCATGGTGTGGCACACTTTCACTTACACTTCAGGGGAGAAATACTTATAAACTGAACTGCCTTCCCTTCACCGAGTCCAGCTTCCATCAGTTTATTTAGATGCTTTTTTTTAGCATTGTTAATGAATACCTCACACAGGCTGTACAGGCAAATGTACATACAAGGAAGTCTGAAGGACGTGAGTGGGTAAGGGCAGATCTTACCTTTCTACTCCAGATACTGGAATACCAGCCCCAGGCACAGTGTGTGGTCCACATAGGAAACACCACCCTTCCCTGAAGCCACAGTAGGGCATACAGCTGCAGGAGCTCTGGCCGGGAAGGACAGCTGTCCAGACTGAGACCAACATCTATGGGCCAGTGGGCAAGGGCACAGTGGCAGGCCCACTGTCTGGCCACATACCATTGGTGAGCTAACAATGGTGAGGCTCTCCAAGCCAGAGATGGGCTTTCTCAGCGTGTGATGGGGTCAGGACAGGGGCTCCCTCATTCTCAGAGACTCACCAGGAACCTCGCAGTCCTCAAAGATTAGCTCACAGGTGTTAGAGCCCCTCATCCCCAGCTTGTCCAGCTTCTTGGAGGTGCTGAAGCCTGGCATACCCTTTATGGGAATAAAAGGTGGCCCTGATTACAGAGCAGTCTCCAAGGGGGCCAAGAAAAGGGAAACCCCTGGGAAGTAACCATCTTTCCATCAAGTCCCTGTATTTGCCTGATACACCAGCGTCTACTCACCAGGCCCCCACTCTGTATGTGACCACCCTATTTCTGAAGGCACTGCCCCTAACACTCCACCCCAGCCTACCCTGCTGCTGGCTGCATTCTCCCCAGTTCTCACGAGACTGGTTCTTTCCCAGTGAAATGCCAGATTCCTGGGGCCCTTCTGACCCTTCCTGGCTTTGGTTCCTTTCCTTGGGGgaaatcacttcttttttttttttttaagatttaaaaaaaaatttatttatttttattggctgtgttgggtctttgtcgctgcacacaggctttctctagttgcggcgaggggggctactcttcgttgcggtgcgtgggcttctccttgctgtggcttctcttgttgcagagcagggctctaggcacatgggcttcagtagttgcagcacgcgggctcagtagttgtggctcacgggctctagagcgcaggctcagtagctgtggcacacgggcttagttgctccgcggcacgtggggtcttcccggaccagggctcgaacccgtgtcccctgcgtcggcaggcggattctcaaccactgtgccaccagggaagcccgggaaatcACTTCTAAGACACTCTCCCCAGCCCACTCAATTCCTTTGCCCCCTTGTTCCTCTGCCACCTGTACCTAATGGAGTCCCACCCGGGGTTCAACTCAACCACCTGTGTGCTCTGACCTGGACTAATCAGATGCAGAACGCGTTGGCATATGCCCATCAGAGCACTGCCAGGTGTTGCTTCCCTCTCCTCTAGGAGACGAGAGCAGCGTGACTCAACCTGGAGAGTTCCCATCTCAGCCACGCCCTTTGGGCTACTCACTTTTCTTGTCCTCCAGTCCCATTCCGATAtactctccccctctccctatGGAGGGTActgcaaatttttaaaacactcattCATGAAACTCTCTACCAACTCCCCTGCCCCCATGGCCCCCCCGCCCTCCCAGGGGCCCTGGCCTCCTACTTCATGACCATTAGGCAGATGGTTCCTCCGCCATCACCATCCCGCACCCGTGCCTCTTCTCCCTCAACTCACCATTGTGCTTTGCTCACTCTCTCTCACGCATctcactttctccctctcctattttcttttctctttaccaAAAAATTTGCTCAGTTCTCTCCCATTCCTAAAAGCAAACTGAAACTCCCAACTTTTCATTCTAACTCCTGCTGTCTCCCTTGTGCTTTTACTGACAAGACTTGGAAGGTGCAGTCTCCGGTCTCCACCTGCATCCTCAATCACACCTTGGGCTCCCATGGCTGCTCTCTCCAAGTCCACCAGTGACACCCTGATTGTCACAGCTGGTGGCCTCCCTTCAGTCCTCATCTTCCTGGACCTCCAGACAGCCTGGCTCTGTGGATGGCTTCACCGTCCTCAGACTTGACCCCTCCTCCCTGAATTCCACTTTTTGGCCACCCTCCTTTCAGTCTCCATTCCCGCCTCAGCCCCATCCCGGGAGGGAGCCTTGGCAGAGCACACAACCCTGATGGTCTTTGCGATCACTTGAAGGAGGTCATCTCCGGTGCCACTTTCAGGAGATAAAAGCCTCCCGCCATACACTCCCCTACACTCACCTTCTCCACAATGAAGGCTGTGATGCCCCGAGAAGCTGGCACAGCAGCCAGATCTGTCTTGGCATAGACAATAAGGACATCAGCATCAGGGCCATTGGTGATCCAGAATTTGTTGCCATTCAGGACATAGTGATCTCCTAAGGACAGGAAGTTGGCTACTTGCATAAGCTGTATGGGCCTGTCTCAACCAGTCAGTTCTCCAGACCTTCTGTTGAGCAAAAAGCTGTCCAGCTGGCAAATGCTTCTAGAAACCCAGCAGAGGCCACCTCCAATCACTGCTCCCTCACCCCGAAGGTCTGTACCTCTGCCCACTTCAGCTCTCAGATCAAGGGGAGCCTcacctttcttttctgctttcagCTTCATGGAGACAACATCGGAGCCAGCATTTGTCTCACTCATGGCCAGGGCTCCGACGTATTCACCACTGATCAGCTGCAAGGAAAACCCCAAAGGGCCTTGTTATGACTTCAGAAGTACCCTGCAGGGGCTCACTGATACCTGTCTTGCCTGGTCACATGACACCCCTTCTAACTTCTCTCAGATCCCGGCATAGGTAAAGTCCTAGAAGAGAAGCCCCATACCCACAAGCCTGAAGTTTTCTCTTCTATTCCCATTCCCTTTGCAAGGGAAGCTAGTCCTAGgctttcatttcttaaaatgctcagtaaatgttgtccAGTGACTGACTCAGGTGTTCTGgccctatttttaatttattttttggctgtgccatgtggcttgctagttcccgaccagggatcgaacccacgccccctgcattggaagcacggagtcttaaccgctggaccaccagggaagttcctatttttaatttttttgattgaagtattttatttgtttttagtgtcatattttagttttttattttttaaatttatttttcatttatttttggctgcatcgggccttcgttgctgcgcgggatttctctagctgtggagaacgggggctactcttcgttgcagtgcgtgggcttctcattgcggtggcttctcttgttgcagagcacgggctctaggcacacgggcttcagcagttatggctcgcgggctctagagtgcaggctcagtagttgtggcacacgggcttagttgctccacggcacgtgggagcttcccgggccagggctcgaacccgtgtcccctgcattggcaggcgtattcttaaccactgcaccaccagggaaaccctaactgaagtattttaaaacaaatccctGACCCCTTCCTAGCCCTATCAGTTTCAGGGTAGCAGCATGCTACAGAAAGCAAGGCTGACCAGCCCTCCCCAATGGGGGAGAAGCCTCATGGCTGGTGGTTGCACCATGCAATCAGCGTGTTTCTCCATCCCCATTTCCTCACCTTGGGGAGGTACTTCTCCTTCTGGGCCTCGTTTCCATTACGAACAATTTGGttgaggcagaggttggagtgggCACCGTAACTGAGACCCACTGCTCCAGAGACTCGGGATATCTCCTCCATCACCAGCACGTGTTCCAGGTAGCCCAGGCCGGAGCCGCCATACTGAACTAGGGGTCGGGGTCGGGGGCGCAGGGGAGTGGAAAAGGCAGCCCAGTTAAATGAGGACACTGAGAGGAATCTTACATTTATTTGCAGTAGAGGAACACTCTTATAGCACCTATTCCAAGTTCCCTCTAGCAAGGTCAACAGGCGGATGCTGTGGACCCTGCTTGCAAGCTCACAGAATTGGTTTTGCCTGCTGCTGCCTCTGGTCAGCTGAGGCATGGTTCAGAAAACAGTCATTGCAACTCCTGCTTTatcccaaacattaaaaaaaaaaaatttatttatttggccacgccacgcagcttttgggatcttagctccccagccagggattgaacccaggccctaggcagtgaaagcgcagagtcctaaccactggactgccagggaattccctataccCAGATGGACTTCTTAATGAAGACAAGAACacctgagcacctactgtttgGAAAGCTATAGAAGTGCCGACGCTGATGAACAAATGAGGCAAGAGGACCTGGGGTTtatcagagaaacacaaagaggGAAGGTCAAAGCACGAAGATGAGATACAAAGCAGAGGATGTGCATGCAGAAGCCCTGAGGAAGATGAGAGCTTCATAGCGCAGGTTTGGACCTAAAGAAGCAGGGCTGGTAATGGAACAGGAGAGCTGCAGCCTGAGAGGAAGTCTGGAGAGGGCAGAAGAGATGCTGGGAGGGAATTTCAGAACTCCTCATAAAAAATGTGGTTGTTTTCCTTGGCAGCAGATCCAAAATCAAAGAGGCTGGGTTACCTGGTGCCAGCCTTCCCGCCCTCCGCCCTGCTGTCTGGGTAAACCCTGGAAAGGCCCTCTGTGTATGTTCACTCTCACCAAGAAGGCAGGCTGGTCCTTGGCTCTAGAGAAGGGTTAGCCCAACCCGCATGACTCCAGGAAGGAAAGCCCACGGGCAGGTAACGTTAGAAACTGCTACCAGGACACCATGTGGAAACCAGAACTCATATCTGGCTTTCTTTTCAAGGTTCTCCCTGGATAGGGTTTTCATCTGATTCCTacctgcctctttcttccattaACTAGCATCTGATTCAGAAGAATATTCTTTATGGGGGCTCATAAACCCCCAAGACACAGTGGGAGAAAGAGTCTTGTTTGAGAGTTCCCAGCAACCTTCCCCCTACTACTGTATGTTAAGATagtctaaattaatttttaagtggtTACATCATCACTCATGATGTAACTTTGTACGATCAGCTTAAATCCCAGGAACTGTCTCCAAGTGGTGAGGGGAGGATGTAAGGAGAGAATACTGTGGTCCACCACTACTCTAATGCCCAGTGAACACAGGCCAAAGCAGGGTGGGCTGTCCAGGCTTTGGCTGGCGAGGCCATAGGCTCACCTCTTTACAAGGCACCGCAAGCCAGGCCTGGCCTTTGCTCTAGAGGCCAACATCTGAAACAAAGCCCAccagctccctgccctcccccccggAAACAAGTAGTAAGACCCTCAGGGGACTCTGGACAGGCCCAGGGACAGCCTGTTAAATACATCATCTGGCCACCTCACTGTGGAGGCTCAGACAGGCATACCTCTCCCCTACACCTCCGTCTGCTTCCAAATGAGCTCTAGGGCCAAGCTGTGGGCAGAGAACACAGGTATCCCCCACAGGAACACACTGTCCTGAGTGGTACTGCCTCAATGCTACTGGTAGGGCAGAGCTTAGGGATTATGCGAGGCAGTAAGACTGAGGTACTAAGACCACTGCTTGATCTGGAGTTTTCTAAACTCCCCAGATCACCTGGGGGAACTTGTTAAGCATGCAGAGTTCAAGAGTCTGGGTGACCTAAGTGAACCACACTGACCTAAATCCTTTGCCTTGTGAACATCACTGCCTAGAGAAACAGGAAGAGTTTACTCTTCTCTGGGTTGACGGTCACTGGGCACTTTCTCAGCTCCAAGTGGGAAGAGACTCTGGATTCTCCGAGTAtgatctttcttctcctttcctgcttcttttgGGAATGGTTTTAAAGGGCATGCAAGAAAAGTTCTCTGTAGGGAAAGAAACCATACTCACCAGGGGC encodes the following:
- the IVD gene encoding isovaleryl-CoA dehydrogenase, mitochondrial, yielding MATVAWLLGRRVASWRPRPPLQPLAGLTTQRANSLLPVDDAINGLREEQKQLRQTMAKFLQEHLAPHAQEIDRSNEFKNLREFWKQLGNLGVLGVTAPVQYGGSGLGYLEHVLVMEEISRVSGAVGLSYGAHSNLCLNQIVRNGNEAQKEKYLPKLISGEYVGALAMSETNAGSDVVSMKLKAEKKGDHYVLNGNKFWITNGPDADVLIVYAKTDLAAVPASRGITAFIVEKGMPGFSTSKKLDKLGMRGSNTCELIFEDCEVPAANILGHQSKGVYVLMSGLDLERLVLAGGPLGIMQAILDHAIPYLHVREAFGQKIGHFQLMQGKMADMYTRLMACRQYVYNVAKACDEGYCTAKDCAGVILYSAECATQVALDGIQCLGGNGYINDFPMGRFLRDAKLYEIGAGTSEVRRLIIGRAFNAEFH